One Pullulanibacillus sp. KACC 23026 DNA segment encodes these proteins:
- a CDS encoding ABC-F family ATP-binding cassette domain-containing protein, translated as MSLLTVNNLSHGFGDRAIFDHVSFRLLKGEHIGLIGANGEGKSTFMNIITGKLQPDSGKVEWAKRIRVGYLDQHTVLQKGQTIRDVLKSAFQYLFDIEAEMNNMYMKMGEASPEEMEQLLEGVGPLQDMLTNNDFYVIDAKVEELARGLGLTDIGLERDVHDLSGGQRTKILLGKLLLEKPDILLLDEPTNYLDEQHIEWLKRYLLDYENAFILISHDIPFLNSVVNLIYHMENQELNRYVGDYDHFIEVYEVKKQQLEAAFKRQQKEIAELEDFVARNKARVSTRNMAMSRQKKLDKMDVIEMSKEKPKPHFNFKEARTSGKMIFETKDLVIGYDTPLSKPLTLSMERGQKIALTGANGIGKTTLLRSILGEIKPISGEVTLGEYLHIGYFEQEMKTENSQTCIDEIWNEFPSLTQYEVRSALAQCGLTTKHIESKVSVLSGGEKAKVRLCKLINRESNLLVLDEPTNHLDVDAKDELKRALKAYKGNILLISHEPDFYQDIATDIWNCENWTTKVF; from the coding sequence ATGAGCCTATTAACTGTTAATAATTTAAGTCACGGCTTTGGTGACCGTGCCATATTTGATCATGTTTCTTTTCGTTTACTAAAGGGTGAGCATATTGGACTCATCGGGGCAAACGGTGAAGGAAAATCAACCTTTATGAACATCATTACAGGGAAACTCCAGCCTGATTCGGGCAAAGTTGAATGGGCAAAACGGATACGTGTCGGCTATTTGGATCAGCACACGGTTCTCCAAAAAGGGCAAACTATACGCGATGTATTAAAAAGCGCCTTTCAGTATCTTTTTGATATAGAAGCAGAAATGAATAACATGTATATGAAGATGGGAGAAGCTTCACCTGAGGAAATGGAACAGCTTCTAGAAGGTGTCGGTCCCCTGCAAGACATGTTAACGAACAATGATTTTTACGTGATTGATGCGAAGGTAGAAGAATTAGCGCGTGGTCTTGGATTAACGGACATTGGACTTGAACGAGATGTTCATGATTTAAGCGGTGGTCAGCGGACTAAGATCCTATTAGGCAAGCTGTTGCTTGAAAAACCCGATATCCTTCTCCTTGACGAGCCAACCAACTATTTAGATGAGCAGCATATTGAATGGCTTAAGCGTTACTTACTTGATTATGAGAATGCGTTTATTCTCATTTCCCATGACATTCCTTTCTTAAATAGTGTCGTCAATCTTATCTATCACATGGAAAATCAGGAGCTTAACCGCTACGTGGGAGATTATGATCACTTTATCGAAGTCTACGAAGTGAAGAAACAACAGCTTGAAGCGGCTTTTAAAAGGCAGCAAAAAGAGATTGCGGAGCTTGAAGACTTCGTGGCCCGCAACAAGGCTCGCGTCTCAACCCGTAACATGGCAATGTCACGTCAGAAGAAGCTTGATAAAATGGACGTTATTGAAATGTCCAAAGAAAAACCGAAGCCTCATTTTAATTTCAAGGAAGCGCGGACATCCGGCAAAATGATCTTTGAAACGAAGGATCTCGTCATTGGATATGACACCCCTCTTTCCAAGCCTCTTACCCTAAGCATGGAGCGCGGACAAAAGATTGCGTTGACTGGTGCAAATGGGATAGGTAAAACCACCCTGCTCCGAAGTATTTTAGGAGAAATAAAACCTATTTCTGGTGAAGTTACGCTTGGGGAATATTTGCACATCGGCTATTTTGAACAAGAAATGAAAACCGAGAATAGTCAAACCTGTATTGATGAAATTTGGAATGAATTCCCGTCCCTCACCCAATATGAGGTCCGTTCAGCCCTTGCCCAATGCGGCCTCACAACCAAGCATATCGAAAGCAAAGTCAGCGTTTTGAGCGGTGGGGAAAAGGCAAAGGTCCGGTTATGTAAACTGATCAATCGAGAAAGCAACCTGCTCGTTTTGGACGAGCCAACCAACCACTTGGACGTGGATGCAAAAGATGAACTCAAACGGGCATTGAAGGCCTACAAAGGCAACATCCTGCTCATCAGCCACGAACCCGACTTCTACCAAGACATCGCAACAGATATCTGGAACTGCGAAAACTGGACCACAAAAGTATTTTGA
- a CDS encoding DUF1641 domain-containing protein, whose product MAKAISFIKKREYTAEEEKAERLEQITDSVSDNGQALDQTLRILAELHESGILDGLEAALKAKGKITEILLGQATRKEVTNMINNVMGAAGVLAAIDPEQTTKLLSGVAEGLSEAGAQTDTKVSAFGLLKALRDPDINRAISFGLSFMKGLGKSLKS is encoded by the coding sequence ATGGCAAAAGCCATTAGCTTTATCAAAAAGCGTGAGTACACCGCTGAGGAAGAGAAAGCAGAGCGCCTTGAGCAGATAACGGATTCGGTATCGGATAATGGCCAAGCGCTTGATCAGACGTTGCGCATCTTAGCTGAACTTCACGAGAGCGGTATTTTAGATGGATTAGAAGCGGCCTTAAAAGCAAAAGGGAAGATTACAGAGATTCTTCTAGGCCAAGCGACCCGCAAAGAAGTGACGAATATGATTAACAATGTGATGGGTGCGGCAGGTGTTCTTGCTGCTATTGACCCAGAGCAGACAACGAAGCTCCTTTCCGGTGTCGCCGAGGGGCTGAGTGAGGCAGGCGCCCAAACGGATACAAAGGTCAGTGCCTTTGGTCTGCTTAAAGCACTGCGTGATCCAGATATTAATCGTGCCATTAGCTTTGGTCTTTCATTTATGAAGGGCTTAGGCAAATCTTTAAAATCTTAA
- the fdhF gene encoding formate dehydrogenase subunit alpha: protein MGLDMVNLTLNGIPYQVKPGTKLVEAINLAGLEHPQICYLPEVDPIQTCDTCIVEVNGKLVRSCSTVAEEGMRVELQSGRAKEAQTEAMDRILENHLLYCTVCDNNNGNCKVHNTAELMGIEHQKYPYSPKADVSEVDYSHPFYRYDPNQCIACGQCVEVCQNLQVNETLMIDWEADRPRVLWDGGVPINESSCVGCGQCVTVCPCNALMEKSMLGEAGFMSGMGEELLDPMIDLVKEVEPGYSGIFAVSEVEAAMRETRTKKTKTVCTYCGVGCTFEVWTKDRKILKVQPSSDAPVNAVSTCVKGKFGWDYVNSDQRLTKPLIRRGEAFEEATWDEALTLVAEKLGGIKNQFGSDALGFISSSKITNEESYLMQKLARQIFETNNVDNCSRYCQSPASDGLMSTVGIGGDAGTLKDIASAGLVILVGCAPAEGHPVFATRIKRAHKLHGQKLIVSDLRKHEMAERADIFMRPKQGTDFVWISAVAKYMIDQGWHDEAFIKEHVNQFPEFVERLDRFTLDFAEQETGILKEELINVARMIRDADGTVVCWGMGVTQNTGGSHTSAAISNLLLATGNYMRPGAGAYPLRGHNNVQGACDMGTLPPWLPGYQHVTNDEARAKFEEAYGVKISPKPGMDNIQMLHSIEKGDLKGMYIVGEDMAWVDSNANHVQALLSQLDFLVVQDVFLSQTAQFADVILPAAPSLEKDGTFTNTERRVQRLYKVLEPMGESKADWWIMTQLANKFGFDWNYSHPSEIFAEMASLTPFFAQCDYDVLEGWGSFCWGSHSGEHTPLLYTDGFNFPDKKARFSLVDYVPPVEYPAEYDLTLNNGRLLEHFHEGNMTNKADGINFKFPEVFVEVSPELAKERGIESGSLVRLESPNGAVKLRALVTDRVRGKDVYVPMHSVSHESAVNLLTGNAVDVRTNTPAYKQTKVRMQILNIKGTNPLPLNNPRNKKRHPQNGVEVNRKWKREGYVSLVD from the coding sequence ATGGGACTGGATATGGTGAATCTAACGTTAAATGGGATTCCTTATCAGGTAAAGCCAGGGACTAAACTTGTGGAAGCGATTAATTTGGCTGGCCTCGAGCATCCGCAAATTTGTTATTTACCTGAAGTGGACCCTATACAAACCTGTGATACGTGTATTGTTGAAGTGAATGGAAAGCTTGTTCGTTCCTGTTCAACAGTAGCGGAAGAGGGCATGCGCGTTGAACTGCAATCGGGCCGTGCAAAAGAAGCCCAAACAGAGGCCATGGATCGCATTCTTGAAAACCATTTGTTGTATTGCACAGTGTGTGACAATAACAACGGTAACTGTAAAGTGCATAATACGGCTGAATTAATGGGGATTGAGCATCAGAAATACCCTTATTCTCCTAAAGCGGATGTAAGTGAGGTGGATTATTCCCACCCATTCTATCGCTATGATCCTAACCAATGTATTGCATGCGGACAATGCGTGGAGGTCTGTCAAAATCTTCAAGTCAATGAAACGCTTATGATTGATTGGGAAGCAGATCGTCCTCGTGTGCTTTGGGACGGCGGGGTACCGATTAACGAATCTTCTTGTGTAGGCTGCGGTCAGTGTGTAACCGTCTGTCCATGTAATGCGTTGATGGAAAAATCAATGCTTGGGGAAGCAGGCTTTATGTCAGGGATGGGAGAAGAACTTCTCGATCCTATGATTGACTTGGTAAAAGAAGTTGAACCAGGCTACAGTGGTATTTTTGCCGTGTCAGAAGTAGAAGCAGCTATGCGCGAGACTCGCACTAAGAAAACAAAAACTGTTTGTACATACTGTGGTGTTGGCTGTACGTTTGAAGTATGGACGAAGGACCGTAAAATTCTTAAAGTCCAGCCTTCTTCTGATGCCCCTGTGAATGCTGTTTCAACTTGTGTTAAAGGTAAATTTGGCTGGGATTATGTGAATAGTGACCAGCGTTTAACTAAACCGCTCATTCGTAGAGGCGAGGCTTTTGAAGAGGCAACATGGGATGAAGCCTTAACACTCGTTGCTGAAAAGCTTGGCGGAATTAAAAACCAATTTGGCAGTGATGCACTAGGGTTTATTTCCTCATCAAAAATTACGAATGAAGAAAGCTATCTTATGCAGAAGCTAGCAAGACAAATCTTTGAAACGAATAACGTCGATAACTGCTCACGTTATTGCCAATCACCGGCGTCTGATGGTCTTATGTCAACGGTTGGTATCGGCGGAGATGCGGGAACGCTCAAGGATATTGCTTCTGCAGGACTTGTTATCTTAGTTGGCTGTGCACCGGCTGAAGGACACCCAGTCTTTGCTACTCGTATTAAGAGAGCTCATAAATTACACGGCCAGAAGCTTATTGTATCTGACCTTCGTAAGCATGAGATGGCTGAGCGCGCTGATATATTCATGCGTCCAAAGCAAGGAACTGACTTTGTTTGGATTTCTGCCGTTGCTAAATATATGATCGACCAAGGCTGGCACGATGAAGCCTTTATTAAAGAGCATGTGAACCAATTCCCAGAATTTGTAGAGCGTCTAGACCGTTTTACTCTTGATTTTGCTGAACAAGAGACTGGGATTTTAAAAGAGGAATTAATTAACGTTGCCCGGATGATCCGTGATGCAGATGGAACAGTAGTTTGCTGGGGAATGGGTGTGACTCAAAATACAGGCGGGTCTCACACATCAGCTGCGATCTCCAATCTGTTATTGGCAACTGGAAACTATATGCGCCCAGGTGCTGGCGCTTATCCACTGCGCGGTCATAACAACGTGCAAGGAGCTTGTGACATGGGGACTCTTCCACCATGGCTCCCAGGTTATCAACATGTTACGAATGATGAAGCACGGGCAAAATTTGAAGAAGCTTATGGCGTGAAAATTTCTCCGAAGCCTGGTATGGATAACATTCAAATGCTTCATAGCATTGAAAAAGGCGATCTTAAAGGCATGTATATCGTTGGTGAAGACATGGCATGGGTGGACTCGAACGCGAACCATGTCCAAGCGCTTCTTTCACAACTTGACTTTTTAGTCGTGCAAGATGTGTTCTTGTCTCAAACCGCTCAATTTGCGGATGTGATTTTACCGGCAGCACCATCTCTCGAAAAAGATGGGACATTCACGAATACGGAGCGTCGTGTTCAACGCTTGTATAAAGTGCTTGAGCCAATGGGCGAATCCAAGGCGGACTGGTGGATTATGACACAGCTTGCCAATAAGTTTGGCTTTGACTGGAACTATTCTCACCCAAGTGAAATTTTTGCTGAAATGGCAAGTCTTACACCATTCTTTGCACAATGTGATTACGATGTCCTAGAAGGCTGGGGCAGCTTCTGTTGGGGTTCACATAGCGGAGAACATACACCGCTTCTTTATACAGATGGGTTTAATTTCCCTGATAAAAAAGCACGTTTTTCACTTGTTGATTATGTGCCTCCTGTGGAATATCCAGCTGAATATGATCTTACCCTTAACAACGGACGTTTACTTGAGCATTTCCATGAAGGAAATATGACAAATAAGGCGGATGGGATCAACTTTAAGTTCCCAGAAGTGTTTGTCGAGGTGTCTCCAGAACTCGCGAAAGAGCGTGGCATCGAAAGCGGTTCTCTTGTACGTCTAGAGTCACCGAATGGCGCCGTGAAGCTTCGTGCCTTGGTGACAGACCGGGTTCGTGGAAAAGATGTCTATGTCCCTATGCACTCGGTAAGTCATGAGAGTGCCGTCAATCTCTTGACAGGGAATGCAGTGGACGTGCGAACTAATACACCTGCTTATAAACAAACAAAAGTGCGCATGCAGATTTTGAACATAAAAGGAACAAATCCACTCCCATTAAATAATCCGCGTAACAAGAAGCGTCATCCGCAAAATGGGGTTGAGGTTAATCGAAAATGGAAGCGTGAGGGCTATGTCTCTCTCGTAGACTAA